The following proteins are encoded in a genomic region of Acipenser ruthenus chromosome 4, fAciRut3.2 maternal haplotype, whole genome shotgun sequence:
- the LOC117399264 gene encoding tumor necrosis factor receptor superfamily member 16-like, with amino-acid sequence MDSRRIALTCCFMILAKVAAGDTCESNRFTEDGDCCDLCPLGFGVTVECGKTNTQCEACQEGVTFSALPGTPCSPCSLCPQGIQVTGLCMATQDTQCNCGDGFFLNVVNGSDPLCTPCSSCGKGLGVEWECGPRWDTKCKACPGGTYSEENSQTETCLNCTTCQESEVQIRECTANSDTLCMDKKLMILQRQGTASPKDSSRRVDPMESETSTYPSSPDFTPQEDNGKNIIPVYCSILAAIVIGLLIYVAYKCWTSCKQKQQLAKARASELNCSPEGEKLHSDSGVFLDTHSLQETQQLKGNKLESRLYLNVAPQRQEEIEQLLLDTSCGKGWRHLAAQLGYEQDHVDTFGRGEDPVHTLLSDWSAQEGTTVSALYAALNRIERSDVAAALSRPAEASSVV; translated from the exons GTTGCTGCGGGAGACACCTGTGAGAGTAACCGCTTCACAGAGGATGGCGACTGCTGTGACCTTTGCCCCTTAGGATTTGGGGTCACTGTCGAATGTGGCAAAACCAACACTCAATGCGAAGCCTGCCAGGAAG GTGTGACATTCTCTGCGCTCCCCGGCACCCCCTGCAGCCCATGCTCGCTCTGCCCCCAGGGTATCCAGGTGACGGGTCTCTGCATGGCCACGCAGGACACGCAGTGCAACTGCGGCGACGGCTTCTTCCTCAATGTGGTGAATGGCTCTGACCCTCTGTGCACTCCCTGCTCGTCTTGTGGGAAGGGGCTGGGTGTGGAGTGGGAGTGCGGGCCTCGCTGGGACACCAAGTGTAAGGCCTGCCCAGGGGGAACCTACTCCGAGGAGAACAGCCAGACTGAGACCTGCCTCAACTGCACAACCTGCCAGGAGAGCGAGGTGCAGATCCGCGAGTGCACCGCCAACTCCGACACACTCTGCATGG ACAAGAAACTGATGATCTTGCAGAGACAGGGCACTGCCTCTCCAAAGGACTCATCTCGTCGTGTGGATCCCATGGAGTCTGAGACCAGCACCTACCCCAGCTCCCCAGACTTCACCCCTCAAGAGGACAACGGCAAGAACATCATCCCAGTGTACTGTTCCATCCTGGCAGCCATCGTCATTGGTCTGCTCATCTACGTTGCCTACAAGTG CTGGACCTCATgcaagcagaagcagcagctggCGAAAGCGCGTGCCAGCGAGCTCAACTGCTCCCCCGAAGGAGAGAAACTGCACAGCGACAGTGGGGTCTTCCTGGATACACACAGCCTGCAGGAGACACAGCAGCTCAAAG GCAATAAACTGGAGAGCCGTCTGTACCTCAACGTTGCCCCCCAGAGGCAGGAAGAGATTGAGCAGCTGCTGCTGGACACCAGCTGTGGGAAGGGCTGGCGCCACCTGGCTGCTCAACTGGGGTATGAGCAGGATCATGTGGACACCTTCGGGCGGGGCGAGGACCCCGTGCACaccctgctctctgattggtcgGCTCAGGAGGGCACCACTGTGTCGGCACTGTACGCTGCGCTGAACCGTATTGAGAGGAGTGATGTGGCAGCAGCTCTAAGCAGACCAGCTGAGGCCAGCTCTGTGGTGTGa